The following are from one region of the Saccharomyces kudriavzevii IFO 1802 strain IFO1802 genome assembly, chromosome: 12 genome:
- the KAP95 gene encoding karyopherin beta (similar to Saccharomyces cerevisiae KAP95 (YLR347C); ancestral locus Anc_4.180): MSTVEFAQLLENSILSPDQNVRLTSETQLKKLSNDNFLQFAGLSSQVLVDENTKIEGRILAALTLKNELVSKDSIKTQQFAQRWITQVSPEAKSQIKANALAALVSMEPRIANAAAQLIAAIADIELPHGAWPELMKIMVDNTGAEQPENVKRASLLALGYMCESADPQSQALVSSSNNILIAIVQGAQSTETSKAVRLAALNALADSLIFIKNNMEREGERNYLMQVVCEATQAEDIEVQAAAFGCLCKIMSLYYTFMKPYMEQALYALTIATMKSPNDKVASMTVEFWSTICEEEIDIAYELAQFPQSPLQSYNFALSSIKDVVPNLLNLLTRQNEDPEDDDWNVSMSAGACLQLFAQNCGNHILESVLEFVEQNITADSWRNREAAVMAFGSIMDGPDKVQRTYYVHQALPSILNLMNDQSLQVKETTAWCIGRIADSVAESIDPQQHLPGVVQACLIGLQDHPKVATNCSWTIINLVEQLAEATPSPIYNFYPALVDGLIGAANRIDNEFNARASAFSALTTMVEYATDTVAETSASISTFVMDKLGQTMSVDETQLSLEDAQSLQELQSNILTVLAAVIRKSPSSVEPVADMLMGLFFKLLEKKDSAFIEDDVFYAISALAASLGKSFEKYLETFSPYLLKALNQVDSPVSITAVGFIADISNSLEEDFRRYSDAMMNVLAQMISNPNARRELKPAVLSVFGDIASNIGADFIPYLNDIMALCVAAQNTKPENGTLEALDHQIKVLEAVLDAYVGIVAGLHDKPEALFPYVGTIFQFIAQVAEDPQLYSEDTTSRAAVGLIGDIAAMFPDGSIKQFYGQDWIIDYIKRTRSSQLFSQTTKDTARWAREQQKRQLSL; the protein is encoded by the coding sequence ATGTCCACCGTTGAATTTGCTCAACTACTAGAAAATAGTATTCTAAGTCCCGACCAAAACGTTCGGTTGACCAGTGAAACTcaattaaagaaattatctAATGACAACTTTTTGCAATTTGCTGGGCTCTCTTCGCAAGTACTTGTCGATGAAAATACAAAGATAGAAGGGCGTATTTTAGCGGCATTAACTCTGAAGAACGAGCTGGTTTCCAAAGATTCCATCAAGACTCAGCAATTCGCCCAACGTTGGATTACTCAAGTCAGTCCTGAAGCTAAAAGTCAAATCAAAGCTAATGCCCTCGCCGCGCTGGTCTCTATGGAACCTCGTATAGCTAATGCTGCTGCTCAATTGATAGCTGCTATAGCGGATATCGAGCTACCCCATGGCGCATGGCCAgagttgatgaaaattatGGTCGACAATACAGGTGCTGAACAACCAGAAAACGTCAAAAGAGCCTCTTTGTTGGCTTTAGGTTACATGTGTGAAAGCGCGGACCCTCAAAGTCAAGCTCTGgtctcttcttcaaacaaCATCTTGATTGCTATTGTCCAAGGTGCTCAATCTACAGAAACCTCTAAGGCAGTCAGACTGGCAGCCCTGAACGCTCTTGCAGactctttgatttttatcaaaaacaacatGGAACGTGAAggtgaaagaaattatcTCATGCAAGTCGTCTGTGAAGCGACTCAAGCTGAAGATATAGAAGTTCAAGCTGCTGCCTTTGGCTGTCTGTGTAAAATCATGTCACTGTACTATACGTTTATGAAACCTTATATGGAGCAAGCACTATATGCCTTAACCATAGCCACCATGAAATCACCAAACGACAAAGTAGCTTCCATGACTGTGGAATTCTGGTCCACTATTTGTGAAGAGGAAATCGATATCGCCTATGAATTGGCGCAATTCCCTCAATCTCCTTTACAAAGTTATAATTTCGCTTTGTCTTCCATTAAAGACGTTGTTCCGAACCTATTAAATCTTCTGACAAGACAAAATGAGGATCCGGAAGATGACGATTGGAACGTTTCCATGTCTGCAGGTGCGTGCTTACAGTTGTTTGCCCAAAATTGTGGTAATCACATCCTGGAATCCGTATTGGAATTTGTGGAACAAAATATCACTGCGGATAGCTGGAGAAATCGTGAAGCTGCTGTGATGGCATTTGGTTCTATTATGGATGGACCTGATAAAGTTCAAAGAACCTATTATGTCCATCAAGCTTTACCATCCATCCTGAACTTAATGAATGATCAATCCTTACAAGTCAAAGAAACTACTGCCTGGTGTATTGGTAGAATTGCTGATTCTGTCGCTGAATCTATTGACCCACAACAACACCTGCCTGGTGTTGTTCAGGCCTGTTTGATTGGTCTACAAGATCATCCAAAAGTGGCCACAAACTGTTCTTGGACCATTATTAATTTAGTGGAACAATTAGCGGAAGCCACCCCATCTCCAATCTATAACTTCTATCCAGCTCTTGTAGACGGATTGATCGGTGCAGCTAATAGAATCGATAATGAGTTTAATGCTCGTGCATCAGCCTTTTCAGCTTTGACTACTATGGTTGAATACGCCACTGATACAGTAGCTGAAACTTCTGCGTCCATTTCTACATTCGTTATGGACAAATTAGGACAAACAATGAGCGTTGATGAAACTCAATTGTCGTTGGAAGACGCGCAGAGTTTACAAGAATTACAGTCAAATATATTGACTGTTCTAGCTGCCGTTATCCGAAAAAGCCCAAGTAGTGTAGAACCTGTTGCTGACATGCTAATGGGtctgtttttcaaattgttggaaaaaaaggactCTGCATTTATTGAGGATGATGTGTTTTATGCCATCTCAGCTTTAGCTGCTTCTCTAGGTAAAAGTTTCGAAAAGTATCTGGAAACATTCTCTCCCTATTTATTAAAGGCCTTGAATCAAGTGGACTCGCCGGTATCGATCACTGCAGTGGGTTTCATCGCGGATATCTCGAATTCGttagaagaagatttcaGAAGATACTCAGATGCCATGATGAATGTTTTGGCTCAAATGATTTCTAATCCAAATGCGAGAAGAGAATTGAAACCAGCTGTTTTGAGTGTGTTTGGCGATATTGCCTCCAATATAGGCGCTGATTTTATCCCATACTTGAATGATATCATGGCATTATGCGTTGCTGCGCAAAATACCAAACCTGAAAATGGTACATTGGAAGCCTTAGACCACCAAATAAAAGTATTAGAAGCAGTGCTAGATGCTTATGTAGGTATTGTCGCAGGTCTACATGATAAGCCAGAGGCTCTGTTCCCATATGTCGGTACTATCTTCCAGTTTATTGCACAAGTAGCAGAAGATCCGCAGTTATACAGTGAGGATACCACCTCGAGGGCGGCAGTCGGCTTGATAGGGGATATAGCCGCTATGTTCCCAGATGGCTCAATTAAGCAGTTCTATGGACAGGACTGGATCATTGATTACATCAAAAGGACGAGAAGTAGTCAATTGTTCAGTCAAACTACGAAAGATACAGCAAGATGGGCTAGGGAACAACAAAAGCGTCAATTATCTTTATAA
- the DIC1 gene encoding Dic1p (similar to Saccharomyces cerevisiae DIC1 (YLR348C); ancestral locus Anc_1.123) — MSTNAKQPAGKNIKYPWWYGGAAGIFATMVTHPLDLAKVRLQAAPMPKPTLFKMLESILANEGVVGLYSGLSAAVLRQCTYTTVRFGAYDLLKERVIPDDQLTNMAYLLPCSMFSGAIGGLAGNFADVVNIRMQNDSALEVAKRRNYKNAVDGVYKIYRYEGGLKTLFTGWRPNMVRGILMTASQVVTYDVFKNYLVTELNFDASKNYTHLTASLLAGLVATTVCSPADVMKTRIMNGSGDHQPALKILADAIRKEGPSFMFRGWLPSFTRLGPFTMLIFFAIEQLKKHRVGMPKEGK; from the coding sequence ATGTCGACGAACGCAAAACAGCCTGCTGGTAAGAACATCAAGTATCCATGGTGGTACGGGGGTGCAGCGGGTATCTTCGCTACCATGGTGACGCATCCTCTGGACCTGGCCAAAGTCAGACTGCAGGCGGCTCCTATGCCCAAGCCCACACTGTTCAAGATGCTGGAGAGCATCTTGGCTAATGAGGGTGTGGTCGGGCTGTATTCCGGTCTGAGCGCTGCTGTGTTGCGTCAATGCACATACACGACGGTGAGATTCGGTGCGTACGACCTGTTGAAAGAGAGGGTGATTCCGGACGACCAATTGACCAATATGGCGTATCTGCTGCCTTGCTCTATGTTCAGTGGTGCCATCGGCGGTCTAGCAGGGAATTTTGCCGATGTCGTTAATATCAGAATGCAGAACGACTCTGCCTTGGAGGTGGCGAAAAGGAGAAACTACAAGAATGCTGTAGATGGTGTGTACAAGATATATCGCTACGAGGGTGGGTTGAAGACTTTGTTCACGGGCTGGAGGCCCAATATGGTCAGGGGCATACTGATGACCGCAAGTCAGGTCGTCACGTATGACGTCTTTAAGAACTACCTGGTCACGGAATTGAATTTCGATGCGTCCAAAAACTACACGCACTTGACCGCATCACTGCTGGCTGGGCTAGTAGCCACCACGGTGTGTTCTCCAGCGGATGTTATGAAGACTCGTATTATGAACGGCAGCGGGGATCATCAACCGGCTTTGAAGATCCTTGCCGACGCCATCCGCAAGGAGGGCCCCTCTTTCATGTTCCGAGGTTGGCTGCCAAGTTTCACAAGATTGGGACCATTCACgatgttgattttctttgcaattgaACAGTTAAAGAAGCACAGGGTGGGCATGCCAAAGGAAGGTAAATAG
- the ORM2 gene encoding sphingolipid homeostasis protein ORM2 (similar to Saccharomyces cerevisiae ORM1 (YGR038W) and ORM2 (YLR350W); ancestral locus Anc_4.182) translates to MDHLENEPSMLEEPSLTPNVSNLKPFPSQNSKISTPVTDHRRRRSSSVISHVEQETFEDENDQQMLPNMNATWVDQRGAWLIHIVVIVLLRIFYSLFPGSTPKWTWTLTNMTYIIGFYIMFHLVKGTPFDFNGGAYDNLTMWEQINDETLYTPTRKFLLIVPIVLFLISNQYYRDDMTLFLSNLAVTLFVGVVPKLGITHRLRISIPGITGRAQIS, encoded by the coding sequence ATGGACCACTTAGAAAATGAACCTTCGATGTTGGAGGAGCCATCGCTTACTCCAAATGTGTCCAACCTAAAACCGTTTCCTTCCCAGAACAGCAAGATATCTACTCCAGTTACCGACCACAGGAGAAGACGCTCATCCAGTGTGATATCGCATGTGGAACAGGAGACTTTTGAGGACGAGAATGACCAACAAATGCTTCCCAACATGAACGCGACCTGGGTCGACCAGCGAGGTGCATGGCTGATCCATATCGTTGTAATCGTACTATTGAGAATTTTCTACTCCTTGTTCCCCGGGTCTACACCCAAATGGACGTGGACTTTGACCAACATGACCTACATCATCGGGTTCTACATCATGTTCCATCTCGTCAAAGGCACGCCCTTCGACTTCAATGGTGGTGCCTACGACAACCTGACCATGTGGGAGCAGATTAACGATGAGACCTTGTACACCCCCactagaaaatttttgctGATCGTTCCCATCGTGCTGTTCCTGATCAGCAACCAGTACTATCGTGACGACATGACACTGTTCCTCTCCAACCTGGCAGTCACGCTCTTCGTTGGTGTCGTTCCCAAGCTGGGAATCACTCATAGACTAAGAATATCCATCCCCGGTATCACGGGTCGTGCCCAAATTAGTTAG
- the NIT3 gene encoding putative hydrolase (similar to Saccharomyces cerevisiae NIT3 (YLR351C); ancestral locus Anc_4.183), whose protein sequence is MSASKILSQKIKIALIQLSGSSPDKMANLQRAATFVERALKEQPDTKLVVLPECFNSPYSTDQFRKYSEVINPNEPSTSVRFLSNLANRFRIILVGGTIPELDPKTNKIYNTSIIFNEDGKLIDKHRKVHLFDVDIPNGISFHESETLSPGEKPTTIDTSYGKFGVGICYDMRFPELAMLSARKGAFAMIYPSAFNTVTGPLHWHLLARSRAVDNQVYVMLCSPARNLQSSYHAYGHSIVVDPRGKIVAEAGEGEEIIYAELDPEVIESFRQAVPLTKQRRFDVYPDVNAH, encoded by the coding sequence ATGAGTGCTTCGAAGATCCTTTcacaaaaaatcaagatcGCTTTGATCCAGTTGTCAGGCTCTAGTCCTGACAAAATGGCTAACCTTCAAAGAGCGGCAACGTTTGTAGAAAGAGCTTTAAAGGAACAACCTGACACGAAACTTGTCGTGTTGCCAGAATGCTTCAATTCTCCGTACTCTACCGACCAGTTCAGGAAGTATTCAGAAGTTATCAATCCGAACGAACCTTCGACGTCGGTCAGGTTCCTATCCAATCTAGCCAATAGATTCCGAATCATCTTGGTGGGAGGAACGATTCCAGAATTGGATCCAAAGACAAACAAGATTTATAACACATCTATAATTTTCAACGAGGACGGTAAGTTGATTGATAAGCACCGGAAAGTCCATCTTTTCGATGTGGACATCCCCAACGGCATATCGTTTCATGAAAGTGAGACTCTGAGTCCAGGGGAGAAACCCACTACCATTGACACGAGCTACGGTAAGTTCGGTGTGGGTATATGTTACGATATGAGGTTTCCGGAACTAGCAATGCTAAGCGCTCGCAAGGGCGCCTTTGCTATGATCTATCCGAGCGCATTCAACACGGTCACGGGACCACTGCACTGGCACTTATTGGCCAGAAGCAGGGCCGTCGACAACCAGGTGTATGTGATGTTATGTTCTCCGGCAAGGAACTTGCAGAGCTCTTACCATGCCTATGGCCACTCCATAGTGGTAGACCCTAGAGGTAAGATCGTAGCTGAAGCCGGCGAAGGCGAAGAGATTATCTATGCCGAGTTGGATCCTGAAGTCATCGAGTCATTCAGACAAGCGGTGCCCTTGAcgaaacaaagaagattTGACGTATACCCTGATGTGAATGCGCATTAG